TGACCGGCATGGCCCGCACCATCATTGCCCGCACCTACCTGCCGGTGGAGATTTTCTTCGCCGCGTGCATGTTCTATCTGCTGATGGCTTACGTGCTGGTTCGCGGCTTCAAGCTGCTGGAGCGCTGGTTGCGCGTCGATGCCTGCCAGGGGCGTTGAGTCCTGCGTACTGACGGGCGAGGCTCTGCTCGCCCGTTTCACCGCGCTGGATGCTTTTCTGATCGAGCATCAGGCGCTGTGGAAGCCTCGGCCGTTTACCCATCTGCAACTGCCTTGGGAAGCGTCCTACCCGGAGTTGGCGTTTTGGCTACGCGGGCGATCGCTGGAGGATGCGGAAAGCAGTCATAACCAACCTTGTTTGCTCGACGCGCCGGAGCCGTTTGCTTTATTGGCGGCGATGTCTGCTGAACTGAGCGCGGTGGGTGAATTGCCGGCTCGTGCGCTAGAAGCGGCGGGCCATCGCTTGAATGTGGATGTGCCGGGACGCAAATGGCAGCAAATTGAAGCGTTCGCCGGTCGCCTGCAGTTTGCTCATGCACCGACGCATTGGCTGGATTGGTGCTCGGGCAAGGGCCATTTGGGGCGACGCCTGCTGCAAACCGGTCAACAACTGACGTGCCTGGAATACGACCCGGCGCTGGTCGCCAGCGGCCAGGCACTCAGCCAGCATCATCAATTGCATGCACTGCATGTCGAGCAGGATGTACTCGCGCCTGACGCAGCCTCTTTGTTGAACGCCGCTCACACGCCGGTCGCGCTGCACGCCTGCGGTGATCTGCATGTGCGACTAATTCGGCTCGCCAGCGCTGCCGGTTGCAAACAACTGGCCATTGCGCCCTGCTGCTACAACCGGATCAGTCTGAACACCTATCAGCCGCTTTCCTGTTCGGCTGAGCGCTCCGGCCTACACCTTTCCCTCGATGATCTTGCGCTGCCGATGAGCGAAACCGTCACCGCCGGCGCTCGCGTCCGACGCCAGCGTGACACCTCCATGGCCCGGCGCCTGGCGTTTGACCTGCTGCAACGACAACTGCGCGGCGTCGACGAATACCTGCCAACCCCTTCTCTGCCCAGTGCCTGGCTGGACAAACCTTTCGCCGATTACTGCCGCGATCTGGCTGCACTAAAAGAGTTATCCACAGTTGGCACGCCAAATTGGACCGAACTGGAAGCCGCCGGTTGGCAGCGACTGGCCGAAGTACGCAACCTGGAGTTGCTGCGAGGCCTTTTCCGACGGCCTCTGGAGCTGTGGCTGGTACTCGATCGGGCACTTTTCCTCATTGAGCAGGGTTATGCCGTACGTCTTGGCACCTTCTGCGAATCCCCGCTCACACCGCGCAATTTCCTGCTCCTGGCAGAACGCCCTTAAACAGCCACAGCCTGTGGATAACTCTGTTGATGGAATTATCGTGGATCCAATATCTACGCTGTTCTACGCCTAAAACACTGCTGGTCATTTTTTGTTCACAAAAATAAAAAACCCATAAAACAGGCATTTGCGGACAAATGAGAACGAGTCCACAAAAGTGCAATGAACAAGCAGATTCCGCCAGCCCGTTGTGCATAAGCATTCAATCAAAACGAAATAACCGCCGAATTCTGGACACCACGGGCGGAAAATTGCGCCTGGTAATGTCCCTTGCTATACACGCATACGAGGGCGTCGACAGCGCGGCCATGAACAAGAAAAATATTCGACCGTGACATTCTGCAGAGGCCATCAATTCAGCCACCCCGTCACCAACGCGAAAGCCACCTCCCCGCCGCCCTGCAACGCGCTGAACATGCCGAAGCGTAACTGCGGGCGATGCAAAACAGCCGAGCCTGGCGCACCCTGCTGAAACTCAAGAAAGTACTGCATCGCACCTGACCGAAAGCCTGCGCAAAAATAGTCTGAATTCAGGGGTTTACAGAACCAGCCCAATCGCTATAATCGTCGCCCAACACGCCGGTATAGCTCAGTTGGTAGAGCAACTGACTTGTAATCAGTAGGTCCCGGGTTCGACTCCTGGTGCCGGCACCATACAAAACAAAGCCCTCGCAGCAATGCGAGGGCTTTGTTGTTTCTGGGGTACGCGAAACCCGAATCACGTTCGCGCGTCGCAAGCGCTAAGCACTTAGCTGCTTAATCCAGTCAAGGCCCGCCACGGTAGAACCGGAAGGACGGTATTCACACCCGATCCATCCTGTGTAGCCACGCTGTTCCAGCGCTGCGAACAAGGCAGCAAAGTCGATGCTCCCCGTTCCCGGTTCGTGACGCCCCGGGCAGTCAGCAATTTGCACATGGACGGTCCTGTCATAAAACCGAGCCAGAACATCTGCGGCGTCTCCGGTCAGAAGCTGGGCATGATAAAAATCGAGGATCAGCCCAACACTCGGGAAGGTTTCCAGCACCTGTTGTGCCTTGCTGAAGTCAGACATGTAATAGCCCGGCATCTCCTGCGTACAAATTACTTCGATTAGCGGCCGCAATCCCTGATCCTCGAAGTACTTGACGGCATACTCCAGGTTGCCCCCGAAGATACGCCCTGCGTCATCCTGCGTCGTAACGCCAGACATGATGTGGACATCCGAACACCCCAGCGTCTTTGCATAGCTGGTGGCCTGAAGCAACCCGTTGCGAAACTCTTCTTCCTTGCCCTGCAAGGCAGCGATGCCTTTGGTAACGCCAGCCGGTGCGGCGAACTGGATCAACGGCAGACTGTATTGAGCCAGATGGTCGGCCAGGAGACTGGCATCGAATTCATAGGGCGACGGGAACTCTACCGCTCGAAAACCAGCTGCGGCGGCTGCTTCGATGCGTTGCAGAAAAGGCATTTCATTGAACTGGAAGCCGAGATGAGCATTGAACTTGAGCATTGGGTAAACATCCATCCTGGGAAGAAAATCATCAGCCTGGAGCATCCTTCGCAACTCCAGCACCGCACTATAGGTTGACGTTGTCAGCAAGCTCAAATCATGCGGGTCTTTTTTTCCTCAAAACCATGGCATAAACGATGGTTTCCATTTGGAAAATAAAGTTGTCCCTTTTTCACTTCTCAGAGATCGTTGCTCCCAGCTGCCGCTCCCGCCTGGCGCCCTTTGCCAAGCAAGGGGGCGGCTTCATATGGAACAGGGTGCAATACTTCACCGCCAGGGCACGCGCTAGTAAAGCGTGCACCATACAAAACAAAGCCCTCGCAGCGATGCAAGGGCTTTGTTGTTTCTGGGGTTTAGCGTCGCAGGTCTCAGTGCCCGGCACTCTGCCCGCCATCAACATGCAGAATTTCCCCGGTGACAAAGTTGGCGCTGTCCAGATACACAACAGCCTGAGCAATATCACTGATCTCCCCCATATGCCCAACCGGGTGCAAATTCCCAAGTGCTTCATGAGTTTCCTCTCCGTGCATCGGCGTTTTGATGATGCCAGGGCTAACCGCATTCACCCGAATCCCGCGCTTGGCGTACTCGATGGCCAGGGATTTGGTCGCCGCGTTCAAGCCACCTTTGGTCAACGAAGCCAGTACTGACGGCACACCGTCAATCGCGTGGTCCACCAGGCTGGTGGTGATGTTGACGATGTGGCCTTTGCCCTGCTTTTCCATCTCGGTGATCGCGAGTTGGGTGATGTAGAAGAAACCATTCAAGTTCACCGACAGCACCGCGGCATAGTCTTCAGGGGTGTAATCAGTGAACGGCTTGGCGACGAAGATCCCGGCGTTGTTGACCAAGGTGTCGATGCGGCCAAAACGCGCGATTGCCTCACGAATGACTTGCTGAGCGACTGCCGGGTCGCCGATGTCGCCGGCCACAGTCAGGATGTCCGGGTCGGTGGACGGTTTGATCGAGCGCGATGTAGCGACAACCTTGTAATCGAGATCACGGAAAGCCCTGACCATGCCTGCGCCGAGACCTTGGGATGCTCCAGTAATAACGATGACTTTTTTCGAATTGCTCATGATGAACCTCTACCGATAAATGATGGTTTGAAAAAGTGATTAATCAGGCTTCAACAGGCGCCTGCGCCATTTGTCTCAACATCTGTTCGTAGTACTCGACCGATTGCGAACCGGACACCAGATGACGACCGTTCAGCACCAGGGCCGGAACCGAATTAATGCCGCGCTCGCGGTAAAACACTTCAAGCTCGCGCACTTCCCTGGCGAACGCTCCGGACACCAACACCTCACGCGCACTCGCCGCATCCAAGCCCACTTGCGCCGCCAGTCGAACCAGCGTCTCGCGGTCGTTCGGGTTCTGCCCATTGGTGAAGTAAGCACGCAGCAAGGCTTTCTTGAGTGCGACCTGCCGCCCTTCCTGCAACGCCCACAACAGCAACCGGTGAGCATCGAAGGTGTTGTAGAAGTGGCTGCGTTTCTCCAGATCGAACTTGAACCCGATGGCCTCACCCCGAGCGGTCTGCATCGCTTTGCCGGCGGCAACATCCTCGGCGCTGCGCCCGTATTTGCGCATCAAGTGCGCAACCGCGTTCTCGCCCTCCGCCGGCATGTCCGGGTTCAACTCGAAGGGCTTGTAGGTCAGTTCAACCGAGACTTCACCCGCCACGTTCTCGATCGCTTGCTCCAGCGCCGTCGCACCCAAGGCGCACCACGGGCACACCACATCGGAAACAAAATCGATGGCGACGGAGGCGGTCATGATTGCCCCTCCGCCTCAGCGAGCTGTTTGCGGTACTGGGTGGTGGTGATACCGGCATAGCCCCAGTTATCGGTGTCGACTTCCTCGATCACGATGTGGGTCAGGTCGGGGCGCTTGTTGAGGACGCGCTCC
This genomic stretch from Pseudomonas wuhanensis harbors:
- a CDS encoding methyltransferase, translating into MPARGVESCVLTGEALLARFTALDAFLIEHQALWKPRPFTHLQLPWEASYPELAFWLRGRSLEDAESSHNQPCLLDAPEPFALLAAMSAELSAVGELPARALEAAGHRLNVDVPGRKWQQIEAFAGRLQFAHAPTHWLDWCSGKGHLGRRLLQTGQQLTCLEYDPALVASGQALSQHHQLHALHVEQDVLAPDAASLLNAAHTPVALHACGDLHVRLIRLASAAGCKQLAIAPCCYNRISLNTYQPLSCSAERSGLHLSLDDLALPMSETVTAGARVRRQRDTSMARRLAFDLLQRQLRGVDEYLPTPSLPSAWLDKPFADYCRDLAALKELSTVGTPNWTELEAAGWQRLAEVRNLELLRGLFRRPLELWLVLDRALFLIEQGYAVRLGTFCESPLTPRNFLLLAERP
- a CDS encoding hydroxypyruvate isomerase family protein; its protein translation is MLKFNAHLGFQFNEMPFLQRIEAAAAAGFRAVEFPSPYEFDASLLADHLAQYSLPLIQFAAPAGVTKGIAALQGKEEEFRNGLLQATSYAKTLGCSDVHIMSGVTTQDDAGRIFGGNLEYAVKYFEDQGLRPLIEVICTQEMPGYYMSDFSKAQQVLETFPSVGLILDFYHAQLLTGDAADVLARFYDRTVHVQIADCPGRHEPGTGSIDFAALFAALEQRGYTGWIGCEYRPSGSTVAGLDWIKQLSA
- a CDS encoding SDR family NAD(P)-dependent oxidoreductase → MSNSKKVIVITGASQGLGAGMVRAFRDLDYKVVATSRSIKPSTDPDILTVAGDIGDPAVAQQVIREAIARFGRIDTLVNNAGIFVAKPFTDYTPEDYAAVLSVNLNGFFYITQLAITEMEKQGKGHIVNITTSLVDHAIDGVPSVLASLTKGGLNAATKSLAIEYAKRGIRVNAVSPGIIKTPMHGEETHEALGNLHPVGHMGEISDIAQAVVYLDSANFVTGEILHVDGGQSAGH
- a CDS encoding DsbA family oxidoreductase, encoding MTASVAIDFVSDVVCPWCALGATALEQAIENVAGEVSVELTYKPFELNPDMPAEGENAVAHLMRKYGRSAEDVAAGKAMQTARGEAIGFKFDLEKRSHFYNTFDAHRLLLWALQEGRQVALKKALLRAYFTNGQNPNDRETLVRLAAQVGLDAASAREVLVSGAFAREVRELEVFYRERGINSVPALVLNGRHLVSGSQSVEYYEQMLRQMAQAPVEA
- a CDS encoding tautomerase family protein; amino-acid sequence: MPFVSVRITRDGVTSEQKAQVIAEITETLERVLNKRPDLTHIVIEEVDTDNWGYAGITTTQYRKQLAEAEGQS